A segment of the Verrucomicrobiia bacterium genome:
GCCGCGCGAGCCACCCACTCAGCAGCGATTCTGTCAGGATCATGCCGAGCGCTCCGACGAGGCACCAGCGCCACAGTTTTTGTTCATTCTCCAGCTCTGCGCGCTGCGTCGAAAGAACCCGCGCGCGCCGCTGCGCCAGCGTCATCTCAACGCCGCTTCCCATCGGCACACCCAAACGCGCCAGAACGTCGAGAGGCATGGGCGCCGTGCGACTTTCATCGGCGGGAAGATTCACAGCGAACACACGATCCTTTCCTCCTGCCGTTGCACTGTAAAAGCCTGGCACTTCCGCAATTAGCGAGCTCTCTGGCGTGCCCGTTTCCGTTTTGCCATTTGGCAGCCGCCATTGAACCGGGTTTCCCGCGGGCGCAGGCGAAGGGATTGCATCACCCGTGATGAATTGATGGCGCGAAGGCGCCACCGCGCGGGCCCAGGCGAGTGTGGTTTGCATGAGCGGCGCAAACTTGCTTGCCACGGCCAGCTGGCTGTCGGCGGGATTCCAGCCTGATGTCCAAACGAGCAGTGCGCCTTTGCCGACTGTGAACTCGATCAGCGCGGGCGACTCGTCATCGAACTTCGCCAGCACGCGCGCGGTTGAGCCGGCGGGCAGGTCGAGTCGGCGATGCTTCCAAAAGTGGATTCGCGTAAAATCACTAAACCGAGGGTCGGCAAACGGCACGAAGAGCGGATGGCTGAAGTTGATGCCGCTCAGCAAGGAGTAGTTGCCCGACGCCTCACTGACACGCGCCGCCACTCCACTCAATGCTGATACCGTTTCGCCCATTTGATCATCCGTCAGAACGAGCAATCCAGAACCGCCATTCGCCAGCCATTCCCTGACCACTCCTGTTTCCGCCGCATTAAGGCTGCGCGGAACGACCACGAGCGGCGACTCATCGAGTTGCTCGCGTGTCACGGGTTCGTTGTTGCCAACGGCCGCAACTTCCACGCGCTCTCGTGCAGTGGCCGGAAAGGCGCGTTCAAAGTAGAATCGCAGCTTGTCTGGATCCGTGGCGCCCTCCACTCCAAGCCAGGCAATCCGCACGTGCTGCGCTTCGGGAAGGACGAACCACGCTCGATTGTCAAAAATTTCCGGGTCGCCCGCCAGTTCGACTTCCAATTGGCGGACGGCGTTTGAGGACGGCCGGGTGAGAGTCCTGATCTGGCCGGGGGGAACATAGGCTTCGATCCATTCGGAAGTGTTGCCGCCCGATGCCTTCCAATGAACGCGAAACCGTTCTCCTGAAGAATCCCGGCTATTGACGAGGCGGGCCGCGGTTGTCATCGCATCGGGGCTCTGTCGATTGTCCAGCATCGGAGCGATTCCTGCATTGCCCACCCGCCGCGGGGCTGCCGTTTCAACCACCACGTTCATTCCAGCCGGCCAGTCGTAACCTTGCAATCCATCGAGCCGCCCGCCTTCCTGCAAATCAGAGATCAGCACGATTTCACGTTGCGAAGCCGCATTGCCGGCGAGGGCAAGCGCGCGGAATTGTTCCGCAGAGAACGTCAGCGCAGGGCCGAGACGCGTTCCTTTCCATCCGGGTTCCAGCGAAGAGAGGCGCTCGCGCGCAATGCCTTCCCGCTGTTCCACCGGCAATGTTTTCCATTCCTCGAAGCTCAACACCGTTCGCGGCTCCCGATCAAACGTGACGATCGCCAGCTCATCCGACGCGGAAACGCGTGAAAGCTGTGCCGTCGCAACTGCGCGGACTCGATCCCAAACGCCATCGCGCTGCATGCTCGCGCTGGTGTCCACGAGCAGGAGAATTTGCCGCGCCTCGTTGCCGATTGGCGGCAGAACGGCATTGCCGCGAAGGAACGGGCGCGCGAACGCCAGCGCAATCAAGAGAATGCACGCGCAGCGCAGCAACAGCAGAATCCAGTGCTGAATCCTGCGACGGCGCGTGACCTTGGGCGCCACAG
Coding sequences within it:
- a CDS encoding BatA domain-containing protein produces the protein MSFLAPWFLLGGLAIAGPILFHLIRRVTRDRVLFSSTRFLRPVAPKVTRRRRIQHWILLLLRCACILLIALAFARPFLRGNAVLPPIGNEARQILLLVDTSASMQRDGVWDRVRAVATAQLSRVSASDELAIVTFDREPRTVLSFEEWKTLPVEQREGIARERLSSLEPGWKGTRLGPALTFSAEQFRALALAGNAASQREIVLISDLQEGGRLDGLQGYDWPAGMNVVVETAAPRRVGNAGIAPMLDNRQSPDAMTTAARLVNSRDSSGERFRVHWKASGGNTSEWIEAYVPPGQIRTLTRPSSNAVRQLEVELAGDPEIFDNRAWFVLPEAQHVRIAWLGVEGATDPDKLRFYFERAFPATARERVEVAAVGNNEPVTREQLDESPLVVVPRSLNAAETGVVREWLANGGSGLLVLTDDQMGETVSALSGVAARVSEASGNYSLLSGINFSHPLFVPFADPRFSDFTRIHFWKHRRLDLPAGSTARVLAKFDDESPALIEFTVGKGALLVWTSGWNPADSQLAVASKFAPLMQTTLAWARAVAPSRHQFITGDAIPSPAPAGNPVQWRLPNGKTETGTPESSLIAEVPGFYSATAGGKDRVFAVNLPADESRTAPMPLDVLARLGVPMGSGVEMTLAQRRARVLSTQRAELENEQKLWRWCLVGALGMILTESLLSGWLARRESRAHNPANLTPTGKPAESTPARQEEFA